The Brassica rapa cultivar Chiifu-401-42 chromosome A10, CAAS_Brap_v3.01, whole genome shotgun sequence genome segment tcataaaacaaaaaataagttctcatgaaatgagaaacattattcaataaaaacaaaaccaaaatctaaaaacttcaggcatcaaccgccacattccaccatcaaccttcatttGATGTaacagataattattttagaagttcaataatatcttaaagtattttggatacatattaagaattaatatcatatttggtagaagtttttttgtgattttaaatgtttcgggttctatcggatatccatttaggtccgggttcggttcggataatacccataacccaaaataccaaaaaacaggatccattcggtatttatgtcgggttcggatcggttcggattcatttttatcggatcgggttcggttcggattttcgggttcggtttatttgcccagccctacaCACCCTGTTTGTGGACAACGATGCGCGGATCATCCGGATGCAAAGACCTAAGCTCTTGTCTGACTTCTTCCTGAGCAGCATTGTGGTCACTTGTCAATTGCTCAGCTACAATCTTGTTTGACCTGTTCATGGAGCCAAGCACAGCACGGGAATCACCAAGGTTAGCGATAAGCAAGGTCCCTTTCCTGATAACTCCGACAAGACAGCAAGATCCAGCGGCTGCAATCAACGGTTTCAATCCACGTGTCCTTCGCACAAGCGTGAGGAACCCTCGCTCGGTTGCAGAAAACGCACCCCTAAGAGTTTCCTCTGTAATGACACCACGTTCTCTCGAATTTCCTATAAAGGAAACGTTTTAATTAAGAAACAGCCAATGAACCAATTTAACTTTCAGACAAAAGAGTCAAACAAGTGGCAAACAGACTAAAGCTATATATAAGTGTAGAAACAAACAACAGAGAAACAAAAGTCAACGATAATATGCCAAAAGAAAAGTCAAGATTCAGTTCACTGTTCATCAGAGcaaaacattaataatgaaaGGTGAGAAAAAGACTAACTTATTAAATGGGCAAAGAGATGGTCAGAGATGTATCTAGAAGCTTCGGGACCACCGTGTCCATCGTAAACTCCGACGAAGACTGCTCCTTTCCCAGTCTCAACTTCGCTGTGATCCTCAATGACCTCATTAGCTTGCACCACGGCCATGGAGAAATCACCTAGAGAATGCCTCTCTAGTTCCCTAGACCAAAGGAGCGAGTCGTCGTGATCATCACTGTCATCTTCATCGTCCTTGATCATAAGAGCGTACCGCCGCACCGGTCTTAAACAAAAAAGCACCATTTTCACCAACGAGGAGGACATCCTTCACTTGCCTCCCAACGGAGACTCACCggaagataaaaaaaagaaagattatgtGGTGGATCGAAGCTGATTAAGGTGAAGAGAACACGAGCAATTGTAGTTGAGTCTTTTAACTTCAgttatattgttatttttttctccttttttacTTTTCTATTCATATTTTCACGTAATCTAATCAAAATCGTTGACGTGAATTAGCAAGTTGATCTCACGTTATATCTGTGTTGTCTTTGCTTGATTtgcttaaaaattaaaagtccaAATTCTGTTTAATTGATATTTgtagtttattaattttatctaAACACCAATGTCGGATTCATGCTGCTTGAATAATGATTGGAAGTAATTATTGTCAGATTATAGGATTAGATTAGTAGTCTGAATCAGTATAGTATTAGGAATATCCATTTAGATAACTTAAAAATAAGTGACATCTTAGTTACTTTTATCAGTTTTCGACTATATGTTTACTTTTGTGTTTCTTTAAATTTATGTCCGGAGCCTTTGACCACAAATATCTAAAGGATCGACTATCTCACAAAACTTAATAAAATCATGCAACATTCTGAAAAACCTTGCATTTAATTGATGTTACTTCTTAATTTGTAAATTTCACTATGTTGcacttaaaatgtttattttttaaaaaaaattagcgtTTTTGTCATTGATATGTATTACTCAAAATGAAGAGATGATGTTCAAAGCATATGGGAAGAAAGAACAAAACATCTACTTCGTCATTAATGATTGGCAAGTTTTGACATATGAAGATTACACAACACTTTTATTCAGAAAACCACAACTGTCAAGTCTGTCATCAGACCAAAAACACCACACGAAAGCAAAGTCCTACAGTTACGAGAAAAACAAAGGTAGGATCGAAAAAAAACATGAACACACAAAGCACAAGTTGACAAGAACATAAAACAAATGACAAAACGTCTTATCCAGTATATCCTCCACCGGTTCCATACCCAGTGGTGCCACCACCAACGCGGGTGTTATGAGCGGTGGTCCTACCAGTTCCAGTGTTCGTTCCTATCGGTTCTGTCACGGCTGTACCATCCACAACGTGGCCCGCTGGTTGTCCCGTGCCGTGACCAGGCAAAGCCGACATCTGATGGGTCCCAGTTCCGTGTCCAACGTGTCCAGTGGTCGAGTGAGTGGCGGTTCCCATTCCCAAACCGGTTCCAGTTCCAGCTCCACTGGCTTCTTTCATGACAGCGTTGTGCTCGCGCGCTTCTCTCTTCTGCATCTCAGCCTCATTGATCCTCCCTTCTTTCTTCTGTGTAGCCATCTCTTTCTGAAGAGGGTCTCTTGTTGTCATCTTCTCAGCCTACGAAACCAAATCCAATATAACCATTATTTATCAAAAGAGAATCATTTTGCTTAAATGATATAAACGCAATTATAGTAAACCTACCTTCTCCTCCAAGGTGGCTTTGGTCTTGTCCATGCCAGACTTGGCAGAAGCTGCGATGTTTGAAGCTGTTTCCTTCATCGACTGCATTTTTCCTGCTTAGTAATATTCAAAGATGTTACAAAAATATAGCTTATGATTCTTCGTGTTTTTTTGTTCAATGCTTTGCTCGGTGAGCATGTCCCATTAATATAGACAATGCCAAACCCACGTGTTACTATAGTCGGTAACTgtgattattatttaattacGCTCTTTGGCAACACGTAAGCGAGACGTGTCACGAACCAAGAGGTGGTAGGCTTTGTGTTGCATCTCTTTATCATGCACGTGTACGTAGCGGTAGAGCCGTAAAGCAGTTCGCATGTCGACGCGTGTTAGGATTTGGTTAGTGGTGGAAAGAGTTAGTTACGTTGTTTTTTACGTCCGCCGTGCATATCATTATCACCAAAACTCTAACTACACCATTAGGCTTTTGGCCCGCTCATCATCACCGATTCTACACATGTTGCAAATTTAACAATAACCACAGTAAAGCATAACGCCAAATCTTTGATGGCTAGAGACCTGATGGTCAcatcaataattaataaatttgaaaaagaattaatgtgttttacaaacaaaattcCTAAGGattattttaatacattttgaAATCAATACATAATGTTTTCATCTTCGCAGAAACTTCTCCGGTTTGTTTACATGTCCAAGGATAAGAAGAGTGCGCTTAGTTTGATGGGCGAATCTCTTTTCTTTATCCACTGTTATCCCTCGTGCATTGGAAGCTCATGCATATACGCCTCTTCTCCATCTGATTCAGCAGCAACACACAAAAGCCAAAGATAAAAACATAACATCACTGGTCTTGGAATGAAACAAATATATTGAGTCGTTCAGACAAACAATGTGATTTAAATTAGGTAATAGACTCATTCTCAGGTCATATACAAAGACTCATGTTTCTTACCGCTTTCGAAATCAGAAGCATCCGCAAGCCTTGCAATGGCAGAAACAAGCGCTTGTTCATGTTCCTGCATCATCCAATAAAAGCAACCAAGTTTCAGTTTTGAACTTTTGATCAATCGTTTATATAAATCAAAGTGTTCTTGTTACGTCTCTGACCTTGAGTAGCTTCTTAGCCTTATCCAGCTCGTGCGGGTCAGGAAGGTTGGAATCAAAAACTCTCTCCACCTAATGTTACACAAAGACACTTCAGACTAAGCAAAATGTTAAAACTCATccacagagagacagagagatgcCTTACCTCTTTCACAAGTGAGTCTGTGTTGAACAATTCGATCTCATCGAAAAGCTTCCTCCCACCACCGTTTTGTGCTACAAGATGGTCTCTTCTTGGCTGAGTCAATGGAACTCTCCCTAGACCACCATTGCTTAAGGTTCTTCGACTCCCATGTCCTGCATTTAAAGCTGCCCCATTCTCCTCTCCACCCCATCTTATATCTTGCGGTGGAATCtacaaatcataaaaaaaaaacagcgtCCTTAAGATTCTTGCAGATCAGGAATCATATTACATACTACGTCGATCCATTTCAAGATTACCTCCTTAAGATCAACCCATTCCCATGTTTCATTCGCTGTGTTTAAGTCATATACCAACGCATGGAGACCCTGTCAGAAAACAATTAGTTGTAACTCAGAATTAATTAAGAACTAAACCATAGCTGAGAAGTCTCTAACTCTCAGCCATAAAGAAGTTACCTCAACTGCATTGTACTGTGTAATTACTGCTTCGTAAAAGCTGTTGTCTTCAGGCCATTTCGTCCACACTTTTCTTCCAATAAGAGCTTCCGCAGGCTCATTAGCTGACACGGCGCCAGACACTAGATGGTTATTGAATGACCTACTTCTAGTAGAACCCATCGATGGATACTGCATTGCACatcacaaatgtttttttttatagccAAAACTATACGGTAACAGAGATTTAAAAAACAGAAACACTTACCGATTGAAATGTCTTCTGCTTCTTCCGAGAAGCTGAGTAAGCCGGACTAGGAAGAACATCGAGAGACTGGTTATTTACATGCCTAACAACTTGGTTTCCACCTCCCTGTCTCCACTCCCTGTTTGGTAGTCCAGTTCCATCAttacaacacaaaaaaaaaaatcacatgtaaaaaaaaaacatttagctTCTTGACCTTATCCTTTTGATAATGTCGTCGTTATGGACACTGGTCAACAGTTCACGGTGTTCATCATCAGATACTCTCAGTTCTTTACGCAGCTCAGTTATCATGCTTTCTTTTTCCTAGAAAGCATACAAATCAAATCCTTTCTTATTGGTATCTGATAATACATTTTCAAGGCAAGGGAGAGAACTGTCTTTTTTATCTAACCCAAGAGATTGCATCAGACTGAGCTTTAAAAGCTCTTAACACAGCACAGTAAGCTTCCTGCTCAAGTATATGAATCTCCACTTCCATCCAAATAAATACTTTTTTTCCTGTCATTTAGAAGAAACACACACTTATGTTATCACTAACGTAAGAGACCACATTCTTAAAACTCAGTTCACAACTCCAGTGCTAAAATTAAACCCCTAGAAACTGTTGTTAGATCTCTCAATAATCGaaaataaaagctacaaaacCCCCCCAAACAAATCGTTCAAAGGTAATTAGCAATTACGAAAGGTTTTAAAGAGATTGACATTACCGCCTTCTTGAGAATGCTGTCCAAAGATATGAAATTGACTCGCAGCAACGGAGAGGCGGTAAAGGGGGCCGGTGGGATCCGGCGTGCGAGTTATGGGGCAGAGTAAATCGAAGGGATCCTTGAGAGATATTGAAATAAGTTTtgacacctttttttttttgtaagaaagcTTTTTGCTGTGGATAGAGATTTGATCTTTAAAAGGCGGAAGTGGAGTGTGTTGGGGCTGGGGGGAAGCGTGCGattaagagagagaaagaagatcgAGGACAAGGGGAGTTCAAGTTTGGTCGGAAAACGCCAGTTTATTTTAAAGACAAGATCACTCGTTCGTGTTTAATTACTTTTTGAGCCTATTGCGTTCTTGTTTAATTGCCTTTTGGGCCTATCGTGATAATGTAGGCCTGTTAGGCCCAGTAATGCTACTTTGAATTGATGATATACTACTGTAATATttaacccaaaagagttttctttAAGGTTAAACCAAAACATAGTATAATCAGTCATCTAAAGTTAGGTTTGATTCAGTCTTTTCTAGttacgtgttttttttttggtctcaccCGAGTATAGAATATAGAGGTTCCTATGTTTAGCTAGACCCGTTACATAGAATTATAAAGTCTTGCCCATAattacaaaacaatattttcaagaGAGATCAAATCGGAGCTCATACATAGAAAAGTCAGATGATTATATATAATTCCAAAATATTTTGGTCCTCTTTTGTATATCAGAAGcaaacaacaacagcaaaaaaaagaagacaaacaCAAAAGCCAAAGTAACAGGAAAAAACAATTAACCATATTCACATCCTCTAGTTTCCTTTTTGGATTGTCTATACTAGTTGTATTTTATAA includes the following:
- the LOC103847015 gene encoding probable protein phosphatase 2C 68, which gives rise to MSSSLVKMVLFCLRPVRRYALMIKDDEDDSDDHDDSLLWSRELERHSLGDFSMAVVQANEVIEDHSEVETGKGAVFVGVYDGHGGPEASRYISDHLFAHLIRNSRERGVITEETLRGAFSATERGFLTLVRRTRGLKPLIAAAGSCCLVGVIRKGTLLIANLGDSRAVLGSMNRSNKIVAEQLTSDHNAAQEEVRQELRSLHPDDPRIVVHKQGGVWRIKGIIQVSRSIGDAYLKRPEFSLGPSFPRFHLPEGLQRPVLSAEPCVYTRVLQTSDKFVIFASDGLWEHVSNQQAVEIVHKHPRPGIARMLVRRAMNIAAKKKGMMYDDLKKVERGVRRFFHDDITVAVIFIDNELLMVEKATVPELSIKGFSHTVGPSKFSLFFS
- the LOC103847016 gene encoding late embryogenesis abundant protein 46, giving the protein MQSMKETASNIAASAKSGMDKTKATLEEKAEKMTTRDPLQKEMATQKKEGRINEAEMQKREAREHNAVMKEASGAGTGTGLGMGTATHSTTGHVGHGTGTHQMSALPGHGTGQPAGHVVDGTAVTEPIGTNTGTGRTTAHNTRVGGGTTGYGTGGGYTG
- the LOC103847017 gene encoding protein EMSY-LIKE 2 → MEVEIHILEQEAYCAVLRAFKAQSDAISWEKESMITELRKELRVSDDEHRELLTSVHNDDIIKRIREWRQGGGNQVVRHVNNQSLDVLPSPAYSASRKKQKTFQSYPSMGSTRSRSFNNHLVSGAVSANEPAEALIGRKVWTKWPEDNSFYEAVITQYNAVEGLHALVYDLNTANETWEWVDLKEIPPQDIRWGGEENGAALNAGHGSRRTLSNGGLGRVPLTQPRRDHLVAQNGGGRKLFDEIELFNTDSLVKEVERVFDSNLPDPHELDKAKKLLKEHEQALVSAIARLADASDFESDGEEAYMHELPMHEG